ACTGTATCCTGCCTTAATACATTGATCGGTTTACCGGTATTGATAAATTTTCAAAAAATCCCAGCATTCATTTATGATATGAATGATTATGTGTAATTAAACCGGCCTCATCGCCGCAGAGCCATCCATCCTGACCATGTCTTTTAGCCCGATTATTTTGTGGACCGATGCGCTGATCTATTTGTTTGTCGCCATTGTATTCTTTATCGTTTGGTATATCCGCCGCCATGAACATCTGCTGGCGCAATGGAAGCGCGTGGGACATAGCGCCAGCGGCATGTCAGCGCTCACCGTGCTGATTTTTTTCCTGGCGATCGGTTTACTGGACACGGTGCATTTCCGCCCCGCGCTGGATCACAAGAACAACCAGGGCGAGACGATTTATAGCGTGGAAGTGCTGAGTTTGCTGGATGTACTGGTGGCCCCGTTACGCACGCAAGTCGAGAAAACCTACTCCGCACCGCTGGCAGCGCATTTGTACGCCAAAGAAACCATCGAGCAGGATGGCAAGCAAGTGCGGACTTTTGCCCGGCTCCAGTTTGGCGGCGCGCATTTGCAAGATCCTGACAAGGAACACAGCGCCGACATCACGCAACTTGCGTTAAAAGGCTTGGCCTGCGGTTTGCTGATCTGGAGCGTACTGTCCGTTGGCTTAATCGCCCGGCTGTCCCATCGCAGCCGGCAGAATTTTGCGCCATACCTGCTGGCCATCTGGCGCCGCAACACCGAAATTCCCTGGCGCGCTATCTTGATCACCCTACTCATTCTGTTGCTCATCATCGGCTGCATCACTGCATTGGCCGGGCATTATCATGTGCTGGGCACCGACAAGGTCGGGCAGGATATTTTATATCAATCGCTCAAAAGCATACGCGTCGCGCTGGTGATCGGCACGCTAACCACGCTCATTATGCTGCCGTTCGCATTATTGCTGGGCATTATGGCCGGTTATTTCCGCGGCTGGGTCGATGATGTCATTCAGTATATTTACACGACGCTGAACTCCATCCCCAGCGTTTTACTGATCGCCGCCGCGGTATTGATGATGCAGGTGTATATCGAAACCCACCCGGAATTATTCGACACCATTGCATCGCGCGCCGATCTGCGGCTGCTGTTTCTCTGCATGATCCTGGGTATCACCAGCTGGACCGGATTGTGCCGGTTGTTGCGCGGTGAAACGCTGAAATTGCGTGAACTGGAATACATCCAGGCGGCGCATGCATTCGGCGTTTCGCATTGGCGCGTCATCAGCCGCCACATTTTGCCGAACGTGATGCATATCGTGCTAATCGCCACGGTAATGGATTTCAGCGGATTGGTGCTGGCCGAAGCGGTGTTGTCGTATGTCGGTGTCGGTGTCGATCCGTCGATGATCAGTTTCGGCACCATGATCAACGCAGCGCGGCTGGAAATGGCGCGTGAACCGATGGTGTGGTGGGCCTTGCTGGCGGCGTTCAGTTTCATGTTTACTTTGGTATTAAGCGCCAATTTGTTTGCCGATGCGGTCCAGAATGCATTGGATCCACGCATCCGGACATTACGGCAACGCACGGTACTCTCGCGTTTTGGCAAAAAAGAAAAAAGTGTAAAAGACAACGCGCCCGAAGCAACCGCAGCGGCAAAATCTTCTTCTCATCCATGAATACCTTGCTGGCAATAGAAAATCTCGAAACTGTGCTGCACACCGGCGATGCGCCGGTACGCGCCGTCGATGGCTTAACCCTGACCATCTCACCCGGGGAAACATTTGCGCTATTGGGTGAATCCGGTTGCGGCAAATCGATGACGGCGCTGTCGATCATGCGCTTGCTGCCGGATGTCGGTGAAATCGTTGGCGGAAAAATCAGCATCGGCGGCACGGATTTGCTGCAATTGCCCGAAACCGGCATGCGTAAAATCCGCGGCAAGCGCATCAGCATGATTTTTCAGGAACCGATGCTCAGTCTGAATCCGGTTTTGACCATCGCCGAACAGATCGAAGAAGTGCTGCTGCAGCATTTGAATCTATCGCAGCAGGCCATGCAAGCGCGCATCCGGGAATTGCTGGAACAAGTCGGCATACCCGATGCGGAACGCCGCATGCACGAGTATCCTTTTCAGTTTTCCGGCGGCATGAAGCAACGCGTCATGATCGCGATGGCGCTCGCCGGTGAACCGGAACTGCTCATTGCCGATGAGCCGACCACCGCGCTGGATGTCACGATACAAGCACAAGTGCTGGATCTGATGCGGCACATTCAACAGCAGAAAGGCATGGCCATTTTACTGATTACGCACGATCTAGGCGTGGTGGCGGAAATGGCGCAACGCGTCGCGGTGATGTACGCCGGTGAAATTGTCGAGCTGGCAACCCGGCACGATTTTTTTCATCACCCGCGCCACCCCTATTCGCAGCAATTATTCGCCGCATTGCCCGGAAAACAGAAACGCAATCAGGCATTAACCGTCATTCAAGGCAATGTGCCGTCACTGGCGCAGCAATTTACCGGGTGCCGGTTTGTCGACCGCTGCAACCAGGCACTGGCGCAGTGCCGCGATACCGTTCCGCAATGGCACACGATTTCCGGTCAACATCAGGTCCGCTGCCATTTATACCGCAACAACGCCGATCAAGTGGCCGCCGTTGCCAACACAGCATCACAGGAAACCGCGCATGAAATGCCATCGACTCCGCTGGCAACAGACGAAGTGCTGTTGCAGGTCACTGACTTGAAAGTGCATTTCCCGATTCGTAAAGGCTTGTTCAAACGTGTCGTGGGTCATGTCAAAGCAGTCGACGGCGTGTCGTTGAAAATTGCCGCAGGCAAGACGCTGGCGCTGGTGGGCGAATCCGGTTGCGGTAAAACCACGATCGGCAAAAGCATTCTGCAATTGATTCAGCCCACGGCGGGCAGCGTGCGTTTCAAGCAACAGGAATTGAATGGACTGAGGCGCAGTCAATTGCGGCCGGTACGTTCGCAGCTTCAGATCATTTTTCAGGATCCTTATGCTTCCTTGAATCCGCGTATGCGCATCATTGAAATTCTGCAAGAAGGCATCAATGCCTTAAAAGCCTATCAAACCGGTTACCCTGGCAACGATACGGCTGCATCCGCCCAGTCCCGGGAAGATGAAATCGATGCATTATTGCAACGTGTCGGTCTGCCTGCTGAGGTAAAATGGCGCTTTCCGCATGAATTTTCCGGCGGACAACGGCAACGCATCGCAATTGCCCGTGCCTTGGCGGTCAATCCCAAGCTGCTGATTTGCGATGAACCGACCAGCGCCCTGGATGTATCGGTTCAGGCGCAGATTCTGAATCTGCTCAAATCGCTGCAAAATAATTTAGGACTTGCATTTTTGTTTATTACCCACAATATCGCGGTTGTAGAGTATCTGGCCGATGAAGTGGCGGTGATGTATCTGGGACGTATCGTTGAACACGGGCGTATCGACGAGGTGATGAATAACCCCAAGCACCCATACACGCAAGCGTTGTTATCGTCGGTTCCGCACATCGAAGCGGATCCAGCGCGGCACATCATTCCGCTCATGGGAGATTTGCCATCACCGGCGGCACCACCGGCGGGCTGTCATTTTAATCCGCGTTGCGCGCATGCCATACCGGTTTGCCGTGCAGCCTACCCGCCAGCCAGTTCGTTCAGCGCCACGCATAGCGCGCATTGTTATCTTTATTCACAGGAACACAGAACTACCGATTATGAGCATTGATCAAGAAGTATCGCGGCGCCGCACGTTCGCCATTATTTCCCACCCGGATGCGGGTAAAACAACGCTGACGGAAAAATTGCTGATGTACGCCGGTGCGATTCACATCGCGGGTAGTGTCAAAGCGCGCAAAGCCAGCCGCCACGCCACTTCGGACTGGATGGAAATCGAGAAGCAGCGCGGCATTTCGGTGGCCAGTTCGGTCATGCAAATGGAATACCGCGATTGCGTCATCAATCTGCTCGATACCCCCGGTCACCAGGATTTCTCGGAAGATACCTACCGCGTGCTAACCGCCGTCGATGCCGCATTGATGGTGATCGATGCCGCCAACGGTGTCGAAGCGCAAACGCTGCGCCTGCTGGAAGTGTGCCGCGCGCGTAACACGCCGATCGTCACTTTCGTGAATAAAATGGACCGCGAAGTACGCGAACCGCTCGATCTGCTCGATGAAATCGAGCGTACGCTCGGCATGACGACTATTCCATTCACCTGGCCGGTCGGCATGGGAAAAAATTTCCACGGCGTATGCGATTTGCAAAACAATGGCATGCGCGTATTTCAACCGGGATCGGACCGCGTCGACAATGAAAACGAAGTGATCGCCAGTTTTGACGATCCGAAAATCCAGCAACGCTTCGGTGTAGGATTATCCACCGCGATGCAGGAAATCGATTTGATCAAAGGCGCATCTCCGCCTTTCGACCATGCCGCATTCCTCGCCGGTAAACAAACCCCGGTTTTCTTCGGTTCGGCGATCAATAACTTCGGTGTGCGCGAAATTCTCGATGCATTGGTCGATCTGGCGCCACCGCCCGAATCGCGCAACGCCATTCAGCGCGAAGTACAGCCGGACGAAAAGAAATTTTCCGGGATGGTGTTTAAAATCCAGGCCAACATGAATCTGGCGCACCGCGACCGCATTGCCTTTGTGCGCGTCTGCTCGGGACACTTCAAACGCGGCATGAACTTGAAAGTCGCGCGTAATGGCAAGGATATCCGCACCAGCACGGTCGTGTCCTTTTTATCGCAGCGCCGCGACATTCTGGAAGAAGCATACCCCGGCGACATCATCGGCATACCGAATCACGGCACGCTGCAACTGGGCGATACTTTGACTGAAGGCGAAGTGCTGCAATTCACCGGCCTGCCCTTTTTTGCGCCGGAAATCTTCCGCACCGTGGAAATCGCCGATCCGCTGCGCAGCAAACAACTGAAACTGGGATTAGCGCAACTGGGTGAAGAAGGCGCAATTCAAGTATTCCGCCCGCATTTGGGCAATATGCTGTTACTGGGCGCTGTCGGCACGCTGCAATTTGAAGTGGTCGCGCACCGCCTGCAACATGAATACGGTGTCGCGGCGCGCATCGCCTCGGCCAAATATCAATTGGCGCGTTGGATTACCAGCGACGATCCGCGCGAATTGCAGCGCTTTATCGAAGCCAATTCACACCGCATCGCCTACGACGCTGTCGATGCACCGACATTTCTGGCTTCGTTTGGCGCGGAACTGAGTGTGGCGGAAGAAAACTGGCCTGCCATTCGTTTTCATAAACTGCGCGAGCATGCCGGGCTGGTTTTTCAGAGCCACATGAACGGATAATAGAAACATATGACGGCATGGCTGCGGTTTTTTCTGGCATGGGCGCTCTTTACAACCGCAGCATGCGCGGACGATTCAACTCCTGTTGCTGAGAAGACTACCCGCTTTGTGGTACTGGGCGATATGCCCTACACCGATGCCGAATATGCCCTACTGGAGCAGCCCAATGGTGCAATCGCCAAAGCCATTCGTGCATTGAACCCGCCCGTGCTGATCCACCTGGGTGATTTTAAAAGAGGCCGGTTGAGCTGCAACGACGATTTGTTTCAAGACCACTACCGCCAGATCGCGCAACTCAATCCGCATAAAACGGTATACACCCCCGGCGATAACGACTGGACCGATTGCGACCGATTCAATACCGGCATGCGGCATGACGAACTGGAGCGCCTCAGTTATTTGCGCCAGCTCTTTTTTCATCAGAACCGGCAACACTTAACCCAGAATATTCCGGGCCTTATCCGGCAGGAAGGATTTATCGAAAATGCGCAGTGGAATATCGGCCCGGTCGCTTTCACCACGCTGCATATTCCCGGCACCAATAATGGCCGCAGGGAAATCCTACGCAGCAACATCGACGATGCCTTGAACGAAGCGGATCGCCGCGATCATGCCAACACCGGATGGCTGCAACA
The DNA window shown above is from Nitrosomonas sp. Is35 and carries:
- a CDS encoding ABC transporter ATP-binding protein, giving the protein MNTLLAIENLETVLHTGDAPVRAVDGLTLTISPGETFALLGESGCGKSMTALSIMRLLPDVGEIVGGKISIGGTDLLQLPETGMRKIRGKRISMIFQEPMLSLNPVLTIAEQIEEVLLQHLNLSQQAMQARIRELLEQVGIPDAERRMHEYPFQFSGGMKQRVMIAMALAGEPELLIADEPTTALDVTIQAQVLDLMRHIQQQKGMAILLITHDLGVVAEMAQRVAVMYAGEIVELATRHDFFHHPRHPYSQQLFAALPGKQKRNQALTVIQGNVPSLAQQFTGCRFVDRCNQALAQCRDTVPQWHTISGQHQVRCHLYRNNADQVAAVANTASQETAHEMPSTPLATDEVLLQVTDLKVHFPIRKGLFKRVVGHVKAVDGVSLKIAAGKTLALVGESGCGKTTIGKSILQLIQPTAGSVRFKQQELNGLRRSQLRPVRSQLQIIFQDPYASLNPRMRIIEILQEGINALKAYQTGYPGNDTAASAQSREDEIDALLQRVGLPAEVKWRFPHEFSGGQRQRIAIARALAVNPKLLICDEPTSALDVSVQAQILNLLKSLQNNLGLAFLFITHNIAVVEYLADEVAVMYLGRIVEHGRIDEVMNNPKHPYTQALLSSVPHIEADPARHIIPLMGDLPSPAAPPAGCHFNPRCAHAIPVCRAAYPPASSFSATHSAHCYLYSQEHRTTDYEH
- a CDS encoding peptide chain release factor 3, with the protein product MSIDQEVSRRRTFAIISHPDAGKTTLTEKLLMYAGAIHIAGSVKARKASRHATSDWMEIEKQRGISVASSVMQMEYRDCVINLLDTPGHQDFSEDTYRVLTAVDAALMVIDAANGVEAQTLRLLEVCRARNTPIVTFVNKMDREVREPLDLLDEIERTLGMTTIPFTWPVGMGKNFHGVCDLQNNGMRVFQPGSDRVDNENEVIASFDDPKIQQRFGVGLSTAMQEIDLIKGASPPFDHAAFLAGKQTPVFFGSAINNFGVREILDALVDLAPPPESRNAIQREVQPDEKKFSGMVFKIQANMNLAHRDRIAFVRVCSGHFKRGMNLKVARNGKDIRTSTVVSFLSQRRDILEEAYPGDIIGIPNHGTLQLGDTLTEGEVLQFTGLPFFAPEIFRTVEIADPLRSKQLKLGLAQLGEEGAIQVFRPHLGNMLLLGAVGTLQFEVVAHRLQHEYGVAARIASAKYQLARWITSDDPRELQRFIEANSHRIAYDAVDAPTFLASFGAELSVAEENWPAIRFHKLREHAGLVFQSHMNG
- a CDS encoding ABC transporter permease, whose translation is MSFSPIILWTDALIYLFVAIVFFIVWYIRRHEHLLAQWKRVGHSASGMSALTVLIFFLAIGLLDTVHFRPALDHKNNQGETIYSVEVLSLLDVLVAPLRTQVEKTYSAPLAAHLYAKETIEQDGKQVRTFARLQFGGAHLQDPDKEHSADITQLALKGLACGLLIWSVLSVGLIARLSHRSRQNFAPYLLAIWRRNTEIPWRAILITLLILLLIIGCITALAGHYHVLGTDKVGQDILYQSLKSIRVALVIGTLTTLIMLPFALLLGIMAGYFRGWVDDVIQYIYTTLNSIPSVLLIAAAVLMMQVYIETHPELFDTIASRADLRLLFLCMILGITSWTGLCRLLRGETLKLRELEYIQAAHAFGVSHWRVISRHILPNVMHIVLIATVMDFSGLVLAEAVLSYVGVGVDPSMISFGTMINAARLEMAREPMVWWALLAAFSFMFTLVLSANLFADAVQNALDPRIRTLRQRTVLSRFGKKEKSVKDNAPEATAAAKSSSHP